Proteins encoded by one window of Streptomyces sp. NBC_01571:
- a CDS encoding trypco2 family protein produces MIELAELIEELRRELTAARTAAEGEDLYFEVGPVELEAAVVVERSATAGGKIRFWVVEAGADGRVADSVTHRVKLTLDPRTHSGGGRAPWVGGAEADRER; encoded by the coding sequence GTGATTGAACTCGCTGAACTGATCGAGGAGTTGCGCAGGGAACTGACCGCGGCCCGGACGGCGGCGGAGGGGGAGGATCTGTACTTCGAGGTGGGTCCGGTGGAGCTGGAGGCGGCCGTGGTCGTGGAGCGCTCCGCGACGGCGGGCGGGAAGATCCGCTTCTGGGTGGTGGAGGCCGGCGCGGACGGACGCGTGGCCGACAGCGTCACGCACCGGGTAAAACTGACGCTCGATCCGCGCACCCACAGCGGCGGCGGACGCGCGCCGTGGGTGGGCGGGGCCGAGGCCGACCGGGAGCGCTGA
- a CDS encoding trypsin-like peptidase domain-containing protein, which yields MPGQEPRRGLDPVRVAEVMVRPAAGRGPGRRGSGYRVGLRWVLTAAHVVRDAEGGVTGVRFEADRAAEWTAPAQVLLASDKADVALLEIAGTVPRGVHAAATGSPSYGTLPDTDVVLPCAAMGFPRFKLREDRMRPLDDGSASQYRDSCHATGMTSVLSNRREGTLELAVTPPESDSEPDRSPWEGMSGAAVWHDGTLVGLVSAHHRTDGLGRLAAVRVDRWYELLTGAELALLHENAGLPASADGLVRFPPADTTVAVPVTLADLRDDLPLGELAGLVTALTTLPTVSDRTTLALVLSSIDPVVAAMSPRMPALRPDLFGILRTCLSYPGTLDQLLEAIRLLEGDSAGVARMDQEAVELSRRHRRADGRR from the coding sequence GTGCCGGGGCAGGAGCCGCGCCGCGGACTTGATCCGGTCCGGGTGGCGGAGGTGATGGTGCGTCCGGCGGCGGGCCGGGGCCCCGGGCGGCGTGGGTCCGGGTACCGGGTCGGGCTCCGCTGGGTGCTCACCGCCGCGCACGTGGTCCGCGACGCCGAGGGGGGAGTCACGGGCGTACGGTTCGAGGCCGACCGCGCCGCGGAGTGGACGGCGCCCGCGCAGGTGCTCCTGGCCTCCGACAAGGCGGACGTGGCGCTCCTGGAGATCGCCGGGACCGTACCGCGGGGCGTGCACGCGGCCGCGACCGGATCTCCCTCGTACGGGACGTTGCCCGACACGGACGTCGTCCTGCCGTGCGCCGCGATGGGCTTTCCACGCTTCAAGCTGCGCGAGGACCGGATGCGGCCGCTCGACGACGGTTCGGCGTCCCAGTACCGCGACTCCTGCCACGCCACGGGCATGACCTCGGTGCTGTCCAACCGCCGCGAGGGCACCCTCGAACTCGCGGTCACCCCACCGGAGTCGGACAGCGAACCGGACCGCTCCCCCTGGGAGGGCATGTCGGGCGCGGCCGTCTGGCACGACGGCACACTCGTCGGCCTGGTCAGCGCCCACCACCGCACGGACGGCCTCGGCCGGCTGGCCGCGGTGCGCGTGGACCGCTGGTACGAGTTGCTGACCGGGGCCGAACTGGCTTTGCTGCACGAGAACGCGGGCCTTCCCGCGTCGGCGGACGGGCTGGTCCGCTTCCCGCCCGCGGACACCACCGTCGCCGTCCCGGTCACCCTGGCGGACCTCCGCGACGACCTGCCGCTCGGTGAACTCGCGGGGCTGGTCACCGCGTTGACCACGCTGCCCACGGTGAGCGACCGCACCACCCTGGCGCTGGTCCTGAGCAGCATCGACCCGGTAGTCGCCGCGATGAGTCCCCGGATGCCGGCGCTGCGTCCCGACCTGTTCGGAATCCTGCGGACCTGCCTGAGCTACCCGGGAACCCTGGATCAACTTCTCGAAGCGATACGGTTGTTGGAGGGCGACTCCGCAGGGGTGGCCCGCATGGACCAAGAGGCGGTGGAGTTGTCCCGGCGCCACCGTCGAGCCGATGGGCGCCGCTGA